In Mytilus trossulus isolate FHL-02 chromosome 14, PNRI_Mtr1.1.1.hap1, whole genome shotgun sequence, a genomic segment contains:
- the LOC134696713 gene encoding uncharacterized protein LOC134696713 isoform X2 yields MWQIHVAENEIYILILGILFTVFIGFISIKLFQVNFPQLTYGPAKETPIVFVAIMLALLLYAIMCFVENITGTWLHMILHHFCTFTVILLVILVNLGLWFRKKITGALRETIFKTEKQSSSPKFSVTRKSQYGRQMSRRGSKQQNTCTNKSVSPKKERRVNIDYEREIKKAYVQAICSVHKDITEETIKKAMRYMNDRGVFTTERRKAEVVLKNIEHIQNLKGWAPNSGLTRIPGEEFPKELTRKQIEDLLIKMDFWKPLDINVILQQNFSKYGFYPIPTEFHNIYEEKKAELMMTRKRYREENIILRSKNNDLQQENVAIKQSTISKAAYQQQLGDLQSKLSYLQNRLYCKICFENKLGVKVLPCQHVFSCRECFERTPKLKCIICQGLIQNLELFCLP; encoded by the exons ATGTGGCAAATACATGTAGcagaaaatgaaatttatatactTATACTTGGAATATTGTTCACTGTATTTATTGGTTTTATCTCCATCAAGTTATTCCAAGTAAACTTTCCTCAGCTTACTTATGGTCCTGCCAAAGAAACACCTATTGTGTTTGTTGCAATCATGTTAGCATTGCTACTTTATGCTATAATgtgttttgttgaaaatattacTGGCACCTGGCTGCATATGATTTTACATCATTTTTGTACTTTCACGGTTATCCTCTTAGTCATATTAGTAAATCTGGGTTTATGGTTCAGGAAAAAGATTACAG GTGCACTAAGAGAAACCATTTTTAAAACAGAGAAACAATCATCATCTCCAAAGTTCAGTGTAACAAGAAAAAGTCAGTATGGAAGACAGATGTCAAGAAGAGGTagtaaacaacaaaatacatgtaccaacaaGAGCGTGTCTCCTAAAAAAGAGAGGAGAGTCAACATAGATTATGAGAGGGAAATTAAGAAGGCTTATGTTCAGGCTATCTGTTCAGTCCACAAAGACATTACAGAGGAAACTATCAAGAAGGCTATGAGATATATGAATGACAGAG GAGTATTCACAACTGAAAGGAGAAAGGCAGAAGTAGTATTGAAGAATATAGAAcacattcaaaatttaaagggATGGGCCCCAAACTCCGGCTTGACAAGAATTCCAGGCGAGGAGTTTCCAAAAGAATTGACAAGGAAACAAATTGAAGATCTGTTAATAAAAATGGACTTTTGGAAACCTCTTGATATCAATGTTATCCTTCAACAGAATTTCAGCAAATACG GTTTTTACCCTATACCAACAGAGTTCCATAACATCTATGAAGAAAAGAAAG ctGAACTGATGATGACAAGAAAGAGATATAGAGAAGAAAACATCATTTTGAGATCTAAGAATAATGATTTGCAGCAAGAAAATGTTGCCATTAAGCAAAGCACCATTTCAAAGGCAGCATATCAGCAACAGTTGGGAGATTTACAATCTAAATTATCCTATTTACAAAATAGACTTTATTGTAAAATCTGCTTTGAGAACAAATTAGGAGTGAAAGTTCTTCCTTGTCAGCATGTTTTTAGTTGCAGGGAATGTTTTGAAAGGACTCctaaattaaaatgtatcatttgTCAGGGTTTAATTcagaacttggaattattttgtttaccttAA
- the LOC134696713 gene encoding uncharacterized protein LOC134696713 isoform X1: MWQIHVAENEIYILILGILFTVFIGFISIKLFQVNFPQLTYGPAKETPIVFVAIMLALLLYAIMCFVENITGTWLHMILHHFCTFTVILLVILVNLGLWFRKKITGALRETIFKTEKQSSSPKFSVTRKSQYGRQMSRRGSKQQNTCTNKSVSPKKERRVNIDYEREIKKAYVQAICSVHKDITEETIKKAMRYMNDRGVFTTERRKAEVVLKNIEHIQNLKGWAPNSGLTRIPGEEFPKELTRKQIEDLLIKMDFWKPLDINVILQQNFSKYGFYPIPTEFHNIYEEKKGNIAELMMTRKRYREENIILRSKNNDLQQENVAIKQSTISKAAYQQQLGDLQSKLSYLQNRLYCKICFENKLGVKVLPCQHVFSCRECFERTPKLKCIICQGLIQNLELFCLP; this comes from the exons ATGTGGCAAATACATGTAGcagaaaatgaaatttatatactTATACTTGGAATATTGTTCACTGTATTTATTGGTTTTATCTCCATCAAGTTATTCCAAGTAAACTTTCCTCAGCTTACTTATGGTCCTGCCAAAGAAACACCTATTGTGTTTGTTGCAATCATGTTAGCATTGCTACTTTATGCTATAATgtgttttgttgaaaatattacTGGCACCTGGCTGCATATGATTTTACATCATTTTTGTACTTTCACGGTTATCCTCTTAGTCATATTAGTAAATCTGGGTTTATGGTTCAGGAAAAAGATTACAG GTGCACTAAGAGAAACCATTTTTAAAACAGAGAAACAATCATCATCTCCAAAGTTCAGTGTAACAAGAAAAAGTCAGTATGGAAGACAGATGTCAAGAAGAGGTagtaaacaacaaaatacatgtaccaacaaGAGCGTGTCTCCTAAAAAAGAGAGGAGAGTCAACATAGATTATGAGAGGGAAATTAAGAAGGCTTATGTTCAGGCTATCTGTTCAGTCCACAAAGACATTACAGAGGAAACTATCAAGAAGGCTATGAGATATATGAATGACAGAG GAGTATTCACAACTGAAAGGAGAAAGGCAGAAGTAGTATTGAAGAATATAGAAcacattcaaaatttaaagggATGGGCCCCAAACTCCGGCTTGACAAGAATTCCAGGCGAGGAGTTTCCAAAAGAATTGACAAGGAAACAAATTGAAGATCTGTTAATAAAAATGGACTTTTGGAAACCTCTTGATATCAATGTTATCCTTCAACAGAATTTCAGCAAATACG GTTTTTACCCTATACCAACAGAGTTCCATAACATCTATGAAGAAAAGAAAGGTAATATAG ctGAACTGATGATGACAAGAAAGAGATATAGAGAAGAAAACATCATTTTGAGATCTAAGAATAATGATTTGCAGCAAGAAAATGTTGCCATTAAGCAAAGCACCATTTCAAAGGCAGCATATCAGCAACAGTTGGGAGATTTACAATCTAAATTATCCTATTTACAAAATAGACTTTATTGTAAAATCTGCTTTGAGAACAAATTAGGAGTGAAAGTTCTTCCTTGTCAGCATGTTTTTAGTTGCAGGGAATGTTTTGAAAGGACTCctaaattaaaatgtatcatttgTCAGGGTTTAATTcagaacttggaattattttgtttaccttAA